In Candidatus Methylomirabilota bacterium, a genomic segment contains:
- a CDS encoding menaquinone biosynthesis decarboxylase → MSAFRDLREFAAHLEQAGRLRRVAAPVSRDLEIAEITDRVSKGPADRNVALLFERVEGFDVPVLVNAFGAADRMAAALGVGQLDELGERVAKLLDLKLPGTFAERLAKLGTLFDLVKAGPRRVAQAPCQEVVDTAKPSLAGLPILRCWPGDGGRYITLPAVFTRDPRTGQRNVGMYRLQVFDDATLGMHWQTHKGGAEHERVARESAGTERMPVAIALGGDPALIYAAAAPLPPGVDEVVFAGWLRGEGVELVRCVTNDLEVPAQAEIVLEGWVDPRERRLEGPFGDHTGYYSLARDYPVFHLAAVTRRGRPIYPTTLVGRPPQEDYWLGKASERLFLPIIRLLLPEVVDLNMPAEGVFHNLVIVSIKKRYPGQARKVMTALWGMGLMMLAKTLVVVSEHVNVHDLSEVAWRATGNIDPKRDLVVLEGPMDDLDHAALRHRFGGKLGVDATEKGALDDVVQPWPAEIVMTDEIRALVTRRWKDYGL, encoded by the coding sequence GTGAGCGCGTTCCGCGACCTCCGCGAGTTCGCCGCCCACCTCGAGCAGGCGGGCCGCCTGCGCCGGGTCGCCGCCCCCGTCTCGCGCGACCTCGAGATCGCCGAGATCACCGACCGCGTCTCGAAGGGCCCCGCCGACCGGAACGTCGCGCTTCTCTTCGAGCGCGTCGAGGGCTTCGACGTGCCGGTGCTCGTCAACGCGTTCGGCGCGGCCGACCGGATGGCGGCGGCGCTCGGCGTGGGGCAGCTCGACGAGCTGGGCGAGCGCGTCGCGAAGCTCCTCGACCTGAAGCTGCCCGGGACGTTCGCCGAGCGGCTCGCGAAGCTCGGCACGCTCTTCGACCTCGTCAAGGCCGGGCCGCGGCGCGTCGCGCAGGCGCCCTGCCAGGAGGTGGTGGACACCGCGAAGCCGTCGCTCGCGGGGCTCCCGATCCTCCGCTGCTGGCCGGGCGACGGCGGCCGCTACATCACGCTCCCCGCCGTCTTCACGCGCGATCCGCGCACCGGGCAGCGCAACGTCGGCATGTACCGGCTCCAGGTCTTCGACGACGCGACGCTCGGCATGCACTGGCAGACCCACAAGGGCGGCGCCGAGCACGAGCGCGTCGCGCGGGAGAGCGCGGGGACCGAGCGCATGCCCGTCGCGATCGCGCTCGGCGGCGACCCGGCGCTGATCTACGCCGCGGCCGCGCCGCTGCCGCCCGGCGTGGACGAGGTGGTCTTCGCCGGCTGGCTCCGCGGCGAGGGCGTCGAGCTGGTCCGCTGTGTGACGAACGACCTCGAGGTGCCGGCGCAGGCCGAGATCGTGCTGGAGGGCTGGGTGGACCCGCGCGAGCGACGGCTCGAGGGGCCGTTCGGCGACCACACGGGCTACTACTCGCTCGCGCGCGACTATCCCGTGTTCCATCTCGCCGCGGTCACGCGGCGCGGGCGGCCGATCTACCCGACGACGCTCGTCGGCCGCCCGCCCCAGGAGGACTACTGGCTCGGCAAGGCGAGCGAGCGGCTGTTCCTGCCGATCATCCGCCTGCTGCTCCCGGAGGTCGTGGACCTGAACATGCCCGCCGAGGGCGTGTTCCACAACCTCGTCATCGTCTCGATCAAGAAGCGCTACCCGGGCCAGGCGCGGAAGGTCATGACGGCGCTGTGGGGCATGGGCCTCATGATGCTCGCGAAGACGCTCGTCGTCGTGAGCGAGCACGTGAACGTCCACGACCTCTCCGAGGTCGCCTGGCGCGCCACGGGCAACATCGACCCGAAGCGGGACCTCGTCGTCCTCGAGGGCCCGATGGACGACCTCGACCACGCGGCGCTGCGGCACCGCTTCGGCGGTAAGCTCGGCGTGGACGCGACCGAAAAGGGCGCGCTCGACGACGTCGTCCAGCCCTGGCCGGCGGAGATCGTCATGACGGACGAGATCC